The DNA segment AGTGGAAGATGTGGACATCGAGATAAATCCAAATGACATAAAGATAGACGTGTTTAGGTCTGGCGGACATGGCGGGCAGAGCGTAAACACAACTGATTCGGCAGTAAGGCTTACCCACATACCCACAGGCATAGTAATATCGTGTCAAGATGAAAGATCACAGCTTCAAAACAGGGAAAGAGCCATGAAGATACTTAGAGCAAAGCTCTATGAGATGGCGAGAGAAGAAAAAGAAAGAGAAATTTCCATGACGAGAAAGCTGCAGGTTGGCACAGGGGACAGAAGCGAAAGGATAAGGACTTATAACTTCCCGCAAGGCAGAGTTACAGATCACAGGATAGGGCTTACGCTTTACAAATTGCAGATGGTTTTAGATGGCGATTTAGATGAGATAATCGATGCGCTTTTAGCAGAAGATCAGGCGGAAAGGCTTGAAAGCATGCAATGATGCTTTGAAGCCTTTTCTTTTAGCCTTAAATGAATTATTTTATGGAGATTATTGCTGCTTACACAACTTTTTAAATTGTTAAATTTTTTTAACTTGACCCACTATTGATTTCTCATTTATAATAAAGAAAACACTTTAATGATTCACATTATGAAAATACAAATATTGCCCCCCAGCTGTCCTCATTGAGGGCGCTTTTCTACCCGGATGGACCTCCTACCATCCGGGTAGATTTTATTTTGCCACATATCATATTATGCTTTTTTGCGGAATAAATTTTACTTAGATGAGGTGATATTGTGAGCAATTTTCATGTTGTTGTGCTGGGCTTTCTTATAGGCATAGTAGGCACTGGTACAGGTGGTGCCATGACATTTTTTTTGAGGAAACCATCCAAGCGATTTTTAAGCACGATATTGGGTTTTGCAGGTGGTCTCATGCTGTCTGTAGTAACATTTGATTTGCTTCCACATGCCTTTGAGACGGGCGGATTGAATGTGGGCATGTTAGGACTTATAGCAGGTGTCTTAATCGTGGTTTTTTTTGAAGATATACTGCCTGATAAGGAGAGAATAAACAATTATTTAAAAGAGGGAATAATAATGGGATTCGCCATTGCAATACATAATTTTCCTGAAGGGCTTGCTGTAGGCTCTGGCTTTATGGCATCCAGCAGTTTCGGCTTAAGCATTGCACTTGTCATTGCCCTTCATGACATACCTGAAGGAATAGCAATGGCCACACCTCTATCTATAGGAGGTGTAACGCCATTTAAGAACGTGATGTATGCAATACTGGCAGGTATACCTACAGGCTTAGGAGCTATTGCTGGTGTTTATATGGGAGAGATATCACCTTTTTTCATAGCTTTAAATCTGGGGATTGCCGGTGGCGCCATGCTTTATGTGACTTGCGGAGAGATGATACCGGAATCAAGAGACTTGTACAGAGGAAGGATTTCTGTATTTGGAATGATTGCGGGAATCATTAGTGGTATAATAATTACGAGAGTTTTATGAAATGATTGAAAGGGTTGTGACAAATGACAAAGGTAGTTAAGCTTGATAGAGATAATCCAGATATGAATTTAATTGACGAGGCAGCGGCTATACTTCTAAATGGAGGTCTTGTGGCTTTTCCTACAGAGACGGTTTACGGCATTGGCGCCAATTCACTAAATCCGGATGCTGTGGCCAAGATATTCGTAGCCAAAGGCAGACCTCAGGATAATCCTCTTATCTTGCACATCGCAGAGTTTCAAGATCTCTTTAAATACGCTAAAAATGTCTCCAATGATTCATTAAAGCTGGCGCATCAGTTTTGGCCGGGACCATTGACAATGATATTTGAAAAGTCTGATATAGTTCCATCTATAAATACAGCCGGAATGAATACTGTAGCCATTAGAATGCCGTCTAATAAGATTGCACATACACTCATAAAAAGAGCTGGTGTGCCTGTGTCTGCTCCAAGCGCAAATCTATCTGGTAAGCCAAGTCCTACAGATGCTTCACACGTGATCAGCGACCTTTACGGCAGAGTAGACATGATAATAGACGGCGGAAGCTGTGATGTAGGGGTGGAGTCTACAGTGGTAGACATGACAGGAGAGATTCCTACCATTTTAAGGCCTGGCGGAATCACGAAAGAGATGATAATGGACGTAGTCGGCAGTGTTGATGTAGATCCTGTTGTCTACAAAAAACCTTCTTTGGACGTGAAGCCTAAATCACCAGGCATGAAGTACAAACACTATTCTCCAGATGCAGAAGTTTACATAGTCAAGGGAAATATAGGCGATGTTATAAAAAAAATACAAGAGTTGACAGAATTTCAATTGAATAATGGCAAAAAAGTTGGTATAATGGCAACAGAGCAAACATGCGAAAAATATCGAAACGGGGAAGTTTTAGTAGTAGGCAACAGGGAAAAGCCTGAAACTATCGCCAAAAATCTTTTTAGGTGTCTTAGAGAATTCGACAAAAAAGGCGTTGACGTAGTTTATGCGGAAGGATTTGACTACGATGAAATTGGACTGGCTATTATGAATAGGCTTGAAAAAGCCGCTGGATACAGGGAAATCAACGCATAAGGAGAAAATGTATTTTATGAAAATATTATTTGTTTGCACAGGGAATACATGCAGAAGCAGCATGGCCGAAGGCATATTTAACCATATAGCAAAGGAGAAAGGCATTTCTCATGTGGCGGAATCAGCAGGGACTATGACGTACGACGGATTGCCAGCTACAGATGAGGCTATTAAGGTTTTGAAAGACCAGTATGGCATTGACATATCAAATCACA comes from the Thermoanaerobacterium aotearoense genome and includes:
- a CDS encoding ZIP family metal transporter; the encoded protein is MSNFHVVVLGFLIGIVGTGTGGAMTFFLRKPSKRFLSTILGFAGGLMLSVVTFDLLPHAFETGGLNVGMLGLIAGVLIVVFFEDILPDKERINNYLKEGIIMGFAIAIHNFPEGLAVGSGFMASSSFGLSIALVIALHDIPEGIAMATPLSIGGVTPFKNVMYAILAGIPTGLGAIAGVYMGEISPFFIALNLGIAGGAMLYVTCGEMIPESRDLYRGRISVFGMIAGIISGIIITRVL
- a CDS encoding L-threonylcarbamoyladenylate synthase: MTKVVKLDRDNPDMNLIDEAAAILLNGGLVAFPTETVYGIGANSLNPDAVAKIFVAKGRPQDNPLILHIAEFQDLFKYAKNVSNDSLKLAHQFWPGPLTMIFEKSDIVPSINTAGMNTVAIRMPSNKIAHTLIKRAGVPVSAPSANLSGKPSPTDASHVISDLYGRVDMIIDGGSCDVGVESTVVDMTGEIPTILRPGGITKEMIMDVVGSVDVDPVVYKKPSLDVKPKSPGMKYKHYSPDAEVYIVKGNIGDVIKKIQELTEFQLNNGKKVGIMATEQTCEKYRNGEVLVVGNREKPETIAKNLFRCLREFDKKGVDVVYAEGFDYDEIGLAIMNRLEKAAGYREINA